A genomic stretch from Telmatocola sphagniphila includes:
- a CDS encoding bifunctional folylpolyglutamate synthase/dihydrofolate synthase, whose translation MLTPEDALNYWYGRIDFEKRAAQPGELKLDRMRQLLRHLGDPDRHLRIVHVAGTKGKGSTCAMLASILQAAGYRVGLFTSPHLEDVSERIQVNGVPISREEMLARLREIEKCEKKISAPTGQKATFFEIGTALGFAHFDCRRVDVALIEVGLGGRFDSTNVVKPKLCVITNISYDHMNILGNTLTQIAYEKGGIIKSGVPVVVTAQAPEAVAVFRQLAQCRKSPLLLAGVDFPTTVDFPVSLPGAHQEVNAAGAVAAVQQLRRQGLTIPDSAVRYGLANTSWPARIQIVHQQPRVILDCAHNVASVQALVQTLRQEVKNPGPKILIAAISSDKQVAETLTVLAEYFDIFYLTKYLNNPRSTPPEELARMVKKAKPEADICLFSQASEAWAAAWERADTETTIVVTGSVFLAGELRGIIEKTVQQP comes from the coding sequence ATGCTCACTCCTGAAGATGCACTGAATTACTGGTACGGTCGAATCGATTTCGAGAAGCGTGCGGCGCAGCCCGGCGAACTCAAGCTCGATCGCATGCGACAACTTCTGCGACACCTCGGCGATCCCGATCGTCACTTGCGGATCGTTCACGTCGCGGGAACCAAAGGAAAAGGCAGCACCTGCGCCATGCTCGCCAGCATCCTGCAGGCGGCGGGCTATCGCGTGGGCCTATTCACTTCGCCGCATCTGGAAGATGTCTCCGAGCGGATTCAGGTCAACGGAGTTCCCATCAGTCGGGAAGAGATGCTGGCCCGGCTGCGCGAAATCGAAAAATGCGAAAAGAAAATCTCCGCTCCCACTGGGCAGAAAGCCACCTTCTTTGAGATCGGTACCGCGCTGGGCTTCGCGCACTTCGATTGCCGACGGGTGGATGTTGCCTTGATCGAAGTCGGCTTGGGCGGGCGCTTCGATTCGACCAACGTGGTAAAACCTAAACTTTGTGTGATTACTAACATCAGTTACGATCACATGAACATCCTCGGCAACACACTGACGCAAATCGCTTACGAAAAGGGCGGCATCATCAAATCGGGGGTGCCCGTGGTCGTAACGGCCCAGGCTCCCGAAGCCGTAGCGGTTTTCCGCCAGCTGGCCCAATGCCGGAAATCGCCCTTGCTTCTTGCTGGGGTCGACTTCCCAACGACCGTGGATTTTCCCGTCTCTTTGCCCGGGGCACATCAGGAAGTGAACGCGGCTGGGGCCGTGGCCGCCGTGCAGCAGTTGCGGCGGCAGGGGCTGACAATTCCGGACTCGGCCGTACGCTACGGGCTGGCGAATACGAGTTGGCCTGCCCGCATTCAGATCGTGCATCAACAACCGCGAGTGATTCTGGACTGTGCCCACAATGTCGCTTCAGTACAGGCTCTGGTTCAAACGCTGCGACAGGAAGTAAAAAATCCGGGCCCGAAGATATTAATCGCCGCCATATCGAGCGACAAACAAGTGGCGGAAACCCTGACAGTATTAGCCGAGTATTTCGATATCTTTTATTTGACCAAATATTTGAACAATCCCCGCAGCACGCCGCCGGAAGAGTTGGCCCGGATGGTAAAAAAAGCCAAGCCCGAAGCGGATATCTGTTTGTTTTCCCAGGCCTCTGAAGCCTGGGCCGCCGCCTGGGAGCGAGCCGACACAGAAACTACTATCGTCGTGACTGGTTCGGTTTTTTTGGCAGGCGAATTGCGGGGAATTATTGAAAAGACCGTCCAGCAACCGTGA
- a CDS encoding S1 family peptidase has translation MKFRFSLLVLAALITLSFSTGKAQAQGDKIYEKGIKSTVWIVVSKKGTMGSGSLIDYKQRLVLTNYHVVTDAATVSVMFPIYDPATKEMLKLREDYFEKLRQNYGYVGKVLFAEKKRDLALIQLSPNAKLPAGTEAVELADKSPNPGERVHSIGSPGASKSLFVYTPGNCRQVYNVRSLVGSGADPSDNFEVNCRMIETDSQVNQGDSGGPLFNDKGQQIGVTESFSSGRAMSHFVDLAEIKDLLKEHKIKLTPKNDSDKKDLAKNESLLKPLKEEPKPTEEKPATPQETEKKDPPKKNPASEKDEKAAKQQLGFIKSMLAVGQKDKARDRINKLLKDYPDTEAAKDAKDILKTIDQ, from the coding sequence ATGAAATTCCGTTTTAGTCTGTTGGTTCTCGCTGCTCTCATTACCTTGAGTTTTTCGACGGGTAAAGCCCAGGCTCAAGGCGATAAAATCTACGAAAAAGGCATCAAGTCGACGGTCTGGATTGTAGTGTCGAAAAAAGGCACGATGGGATCCGGCTCGCTGATCGACTACAAACAGCGCTTGGTTCTGACCAATTATCACGTGGTTACGGACGCGGCCACAGTGAGCGTGATGTTCCCCATTTACGACCCGGCCACCAAGGAAATGTTGAAGTTGCGCGAAGATTATTTCGAGAAACTGCGACAGAACTATGGCTATGTGGGCAAAGTGCTCTTTGCGGAGAAGAAACGCGATCTGGCTCTAATCCAACTCAGTCCCAACGCCAAGTTACCCGCGGGTACAGAAGCCGTCGAACTCGCGGACAAAAGCCCCAACCCCGGAGAGCGCGTCCACTCCATCGGAAGTCCGGGTGCCAGCAAGAGCTTATTCGTCTACACCCCGGGTAATTGCCGACAGGTCTACAACGTCCGTTCTCTGGTGGGTAGCGGCGCTGATCCGAGCGATAATTTTGAAGTAAATTGCCGAATGATCGAAACCGATTCCCAGGTGAATCAGGGAGATTCCGGTGGCCCCTTGTTTAACGACAAAGGTCAGCAGATTGGGGTCACGGAAAGCTTCTCCTCGGGCAGAGCGATGAGCCATTTCGTGGATCTGGCCGAAATCAAGGATCTCTTGAAAGAACACAAAATCAAACTAACACCGAAGAACGATTCAGATAAGAAAGATTTAGCTAAGAATGAATCACTTCTGAAACCTTTAAAAGAAGAACCTAAACCTACGGAAGAAAAGCCCGCTACTCCTCAGGAAACCGAGAAGAAAGATCCTCCGAAGAAGAACCCAGCTTCGGAGAAAGATGAAAAGGCCGCTAAACAGCAACTGGGTTTCATCAAATCCATGCTGGCTGTTGGTCAGAAAGATAAGGCTCGGGATCGAATCAACAAACTGTTGAAAGACTATCCGGATACCGAGGCGGCTAAGGATGCCAAGGATATTCTGAAGACTATCGACCAGTAA
- a CDS encoding S49 family peptidase: MAEKNQRPLQWIRILLFILVMGSFAANLVLCVALNLLVPKDELLVEYPYKGQNEKTKIAIVKIDGLLMEGFLDFAHEQIEQVCSDPHVKAVVLRINSPGGTISASEVLHREITAMAKGTHRFSVKDPRPLVISMGALAASGGYYVAMPGEYIFAENYCLTGSIGVYASLPNIAEFGKKYGLKMELIKAGDIKASGSPFHEMTPSERAPWQEMVDNAYDQFLEVVQNGRPKLTKAKLTDVLFQKEVPERNDKGEAIKDAQGKPQFVRVQRKLADGGTYTAKQALEYGLIDEIGTLDQAIEKAATLANISNYKVIVYQKHLPIWEQYLGLKVKQPSLNPAQLANLFVPRGWMIMPGADLSAILSGGSN, from the coding sequence GTGGCTGAAAAAAATCAAAGACCGCTGCAATGGATACGGATACTGTTGTTCATCCTCGTTATGGGCTCCTTCGCCGCCAACCTGGTGCTCTGTGTGGCCTTGAACCTGCTGGTACCCAAGGATGAGCTTCTGGTCGAGTATCCCTATAAGGGCCAGAACGAAAAAACCAAAATCGCCATAGTGAAAATCGATGGGCTTCTGATGGAAGGTTTTCTCGATTTTGCCCACGAGCAGATTGAACAGGTCTGTTCCGATCCGCATGTTAAAGCGGTCGTCCTGAGAATCAACAGCCCGGGCGGGACGATCAGCGCCAGCGAAGTTCTGCATCGCGAGATCACCGCGATGGCCAAGGGTACGCACCGCTTCAGCGTGAAAGATCCTCGTCCGCTGGTGATCTCCATGGGGGCACTGGCGGCGTCGGGCGGCTACTACGTCGCCATGCCGGGAGAGTATATTTTCGCCGAGAACTACTGCCTAACCGGTTCGATTGGGGTCTATGCCTCGCTGCCGAACATCGCGGAGTTCGGCAAAAAGTATGGGCTGAAAATGGAATTGATCAAAGCCGGGGATATCAAAGCGAGCGGCTCCCCATTCCATGAGATGACCCCTTCGGAACGAGCCCCTTGGCAGGAAATGGTCGATAACGCTTACGATCAATTCCTCGAAGTCGTTCAAAACGGCCGACCGAAACTCACCAAGGCCAAGCTGACCGATGTCCTGTTCCAGAAAGAAGTGCCCGAACGCAACGATAAGGGAGAGGCCATCAAGGATGCCCAGGGTAAGCCGCAGTTTGTGCGCGTGCAGCGCAAGTTGGCCGATGGAGGCACTTATACGGCCAAGCAAGCGCTAGAATATGGCCTGATCGATGAAATAGGTACGCTGGATCAGGCCATCGAGAAGGCGGCCACGCTCGCCAATATCTCCAACTACAAAGTGATCGTCTACCAGAAGCATCTGCCGATCTGGGAACAATACCTCGGCCTGAAAGTGAAGCAGCCGAGCTTGAACCCGGCTCAACTGGCCAACCTGTTCGTTCCTCGCGGCTGGATGATCATGCCGGGGGCCGACCTCTCGGCCATCCTGAGCGGCGGTTCGAATTAA
- a CDS encoding ABC transporter permease, with translation MSSSFGLFFRTIIARAYPRIIGVRRQPSWVIHEAILPLLSVAAYAYIYRAMKAPESYIGFVLLGGAMTAFWLNVLWSMGAQLYWERSSGNLELYIMSPSSMMAVLAGMALGGMLLTMVRASVILLTGILLFQIPFHASSWPLLIGVFLLTLLALYGLGMMFASVFLLFGREAWHWVNLLQEPVYLLTGMNYPLRIFPTLLASCAAVIPLTTGMDAMRQILFADAGFFPLWLNILTLSGLSIFYLFLAWRMLKFLERKAKEEGKITVKWQ, from the coding sequence GTGAGTTCCTCCTTCGGGTTATTTTTTCGTACGATCATCGCTAGGGCCTACCCTCGAATTATCGGGGTGCGACGGCAGCCCTCCTGGGTAATTCATGAGGCCATTCTGCCGCTCTTATCCGTCGCGGCCTACGCATACATCTATCGGGCGATGAAAGCTCCGGAATCCTATATCGGATTCGTGTTGCTTGGCGGCGCGATGACCGCTTTCTGGTTGAATGTCCTCTGGTCCATGGGCGCGCAGCTGTATTGGGAGCGGAGTTCGGGAAACCTCGAACTCTACATCATGTCCCCGAGTTCCATGATGGCGGTGCTGGCCGGGATGGCACTGGGAGGAATGCTCCTGACCATGGTCCGGGCCAGTGTGATTCTGCTGACGGGCATCCTGCTGTTTCAAATTCCCTTTCACGCGAGTAGTTGGCCGCTGTTGATCGGCGTTTTCCTTCTGACACTGTTAGCCCTGTATGGCTTAGGAATGATGTTCGCCTCCGTGTTTTTGCTTTTCGGACGGGAAGCCTGGCACTGGGTCAACCTGCTTCAGGAGCCGGTCTATCTGCTCACGGGCATGAATTACCCGCTTCGTATCTTCCCAACGTTACTGGCCAGTTGTGCCGCAGTGATTCCCTTGACAACCGGGATGGATGCCATGCGGCAGATCCTTTTTGCGGACGCGGGATTCTTCCCGCTCTGGCTAAATATCCTCACACTGTCCGGTTTGTCGATTTTCTATCTGTTCCTGGCCTGGCGCATGCTGAAGTTTCTGGAACGTAAAGCCAAGGAAGAGGGCAAGATCACGGTGAAATGGCAATGA
- a CDS encoding ABC transporter permease, with product MAMTSLEVKKKTFRWALWLGWQLDSNWTEPWLFAIYVLVKPLTSSLLLVCMYFAARQVTPWVPVDFLPYMYIGNACFMLIGSVMFGMSQAVLTDREHYRMLKYIYIAPGHLQTYFVGRAISGAFQAVLGGLINITIGALTFPEVRHALTRQPTEWGWLAVYLVLGTMLLTALGLILTAIVLNMNRQGMFLSEGISGILYLVCGVVFPISILPHWLSWVSVILPPTYWLEGMRRAILGVPAEKFLDSPLSHWGHPALAAALAGTTLGLLILSQFVFRWSERRAWRLGKFEEQSGA from the coding sequence ATGGCAATGACATCACTCGAAGTGAAAAAGAAAACGTTTCGCTGGGCACTCTGGCTGGGCTGGCAACTCGACAGCAACTGGACCGAGCCCTGGCTGTTTGCCATTTACGTACTGGTGAAACCGCTGACCAGTTCGCTGCTTCTGGTCTGCATGTACTTTGCGGCCCGGCAGGTCACCCCCTGGGTGCCGGTCGATTTTCTGCCTTACATGTACATCGGCAATGCCTGCTTCATGCTCATCGGCTCGGTGATGTTCGGCATGAGTCAGGCCGTGTTGACCGATCGGGAACATTACCGGATGCTCAAGTACATCTATATCGCTCCCGGGCACTTGCAGACGTACTTCGTGGGCCGCGCCATCAGCGGAGCATTTCAGGCGGTGCTGGGAGGATTGATCAACATCACGATTGGCGCTCTCACCTTCCCCGAAGTTCGGCATGCGTTAACTCGCCAGCCCACCGAATGGGGATGGCTGGCGGTTTATCTGGTGCTGGGTACCATGCTGCTCACCGCTTTGGGACTGATTCTCACAGCCATCGTGTTAAATATGAACCGGCAGGGGATGTTCCTTTCGGAAGGCATCTCCGGAATTCTTTACCTGGTTTGCGGCGTGGTTTTTCCGATTTCGATTCTCCCGCACTGGCTGAGCTGGGTGAGTGTCATCCTACCCCCGACTTACTGGCTGGAAGGGATGCGGCGGGCGATCCTCGGGGTTCCTGCCGAGAAGTTTTTGGATTCTCCGCTGAGTCACTGGGGACATCCGGCCCTGGCGGCCGCCCTGGCCGGGACAACGCTGGGACTCCTGATCCTCTCGCAATTCGTTTTCCGCTGGAGTGAACGCCGAGCCTGGAGGTTGGGGAAATTCGAGGAGCAATCGGGGGCTTGA
- a CDS encoding tellurite resistance TerB family protein — protein sequence MGLFDNLFSDEQPFANFGTGEAYVAVLQCAAACDGIVAESESRSLASGLLRMKLFRDWPAHKIQAVQDECEKILKHKGVEGLLKMATPLLPDELRVTAFANACDLILADGIVEDVERKYLELLCEHLQIDQDTAMNVAEVMIIKNRG from the coding sequence ATGGGTCTATTCGACAATCTTTTCTCCGACGAACAACCTTTTGCCAATTTCGGTACGGGGGAAGCCTACGTGGCCGTTTTGCAATGCGCGGCGGCCTGCGATGGGATCGTCGCCGAGAGCGAATCTCGCAGTTTGGCCTCCGGACTTCTACGAATGAAACTCTTTCGAGATTGGCCTGCCCACAAGATCCAAGCCGTCCAGGACGAGTGCGAGAAGATCCTCAAACATAAAGGGGTAGAGGGGCTACTGAAGATGGCCACACCCTTACTTCCCGACGAACTTCGGGTCACGGCTTTTGCCAACGCCTGCGACCTGATTCTCGCCGACGGCATCGTTGAGGATGTGGAACGAAAATACCTCGAGCTACTCTGCGAACATCTGCAGATCGATCAGGACACCGCCATGAACGTCGCTGAAGTTATGATCATCAAGAATCGAGGCTAG
- a CDS encoding ABC transporter ATP-binding protein yields the protein MQDSIRTENLTRTFRGKKKTKKNPEGGKDFIAVNNVSLSIREGELFGLLGPNGAGKTTLIKILTTLLAPTSGRAWIDGHDVVTEPQAIRPKINLVSGGESCGYGVLNVRENLWLFSQIYGVSNSDAKERIDRILEVVGLADKASTRISHLSTGQRQKMNFCRGFITDPKILFLDEPTLGLDVNAARSIRSFVKEWLREKPDRTMLLTTHYMSEADELCDRLAIIERGQVLACDTPAALKKKVQEYTQFSLTVSSAVDLSKVPGVHKATTISKEELTEIKVSLLDESAIGNVVKYLVETGGKIVSLKKDEPTLEDAFIELVGHGLDDKEASL from the coding sequence ATGCAAGATTCCATTCGAACTGAAAACCTGACCCGTACATTCCGCGGCAAGAAAAAGACCAAAAAAAATCCCGAGGGCGGTAAGGACTTCATCGCCGTCAACAACGTTTCGCTGTCCATCCGCGAAGGGGAACTGTTCGGCCTGCTCGGTCCTAATGGGGCCGGCAAGACAACTCTGATCAAGATCCTCACCACCCTGCTGGCACCGACCTCGGGCCGGGCCTGGATCGATGGTCACGACGTGGTGACCGAACCGCAGGCCATCCGGCCCAAGATCAACCTGGTATCCGGTGGCGAATCGTGCGGCTACGGTGTGCTGAACGTCCGCGAAAACCTCTGGCTCTTCTCGCAGATTTACGGCGTGAGTAATTCCGACGCCAAGGAGCGGATCGATCGCATTCTCGAAGTGGTTGGTCTGGCGGATAAAGCCAGCACCCGCATCAGCCATCTTTCCACCGGACAGCGACAGAAAATGAATTTCTGCCGGGGGTTCATCACCGATCCCAAGATTCTCTTTCTCGATGAACCGACTCTGGGCCTGGACGTCAATGCGGCCCGTTCCATTCGATCCTTCGTGAAAGAGTGGCTGCGCGAGAAACCGGATCGCACGATGCTGCTGACCACTCACTACATGAGCGAAGCCGATGAACTCTGCGATCGGCTGGCGATCATCGAACGGGGGCAGGTTCTCGCTTGCGATACTCCCGCGGCGCTGAAGAAAAAGGTTCAGGAATATACCCAGTTCTCCTTAACCGTCTCCTCCGCAGTGGATCTTTCGAAAGTGCCCGGCGTACACAAGGCCACCACGATCTCAAAAGAAGAACTAACGGAGATCAAAGTTTCCTTGCTCGATGAATCGGCCATCGGAAATGTCGTGAAGTATCTGGTGGAAACCGGCGGCAAGATTGTTTCGCTGAAGAAAGATGAACCGACGCTGGAAGATGCCTTCATTGAGCTGGTCGGCCACGGGTTGGACGACAAGGAGGCCTCCCTGTGA
- a CDS encoding ABC transporter permease, protein MKVLAFGANVGILEYMISLYRLKHTVKLGLRSLAAHQLRSFLTILGIVLGVGSVIVMLAVGEAARYEALKQLEDLGANTIILRSVKPQDEADKKTNTDISAYGLTFPDLARIQSTIPSITSANPMREFRKTVRHLEKNLEARIVSITSDFLKQNNIKLSQGRNINEVDERTFANVAIIGSATAEKLFPTSDPIGRTISIDDLEGAKSFVIIGVTEPKILATGGQTGNSADFSRVVFIPFSSDRARFGRELISIKAGIQIEIMDMSQITVTVDSTDRVKATARVLESLIEAYHPNKDVQIAVPLDLLEKAEKTQQLFTLVLGAIAMISLVVGGIGIMNIMLATVTERTREVGVRRSLGAKRKDIALQFLVETLVLTCTGGLLGVGIGIGLTEIITEVFGLPTIIQLWSPLVAFGTSVLVGLVSGSYPARKAARLDPIEALRHE, encoded by the coding sequence ATGAAAGTACTTGCGTTCGGGGCAAATGTCGGGATACTGGAATATATGATCTCGCTTTACCGATTGAAACACACCGTCAAGCTAGGGCTGCGCAGTCTGGCTGCCCACCAGCTTCGTTCGTTTCTTACGATTCTCGGGATTGTTCTGGGTGTTGGCTCGGTAATCGTCATGCTCGCCGTCGGCGAAGCTGCCCGTTATGAAGCCTTGAAGCAACTCGAAGACCTGGGCGCGAACACCATCATCCTGCGCAGCGTCAAACCGCAGGATGAAGCCGACAAAAAAACGAATACCGATATTAGCGCCTATGGCCTGACCTTTCCCGATCTCGCTCGCATCCAGTCTACTATTCCCAGCATCACCAGTGCAAACCCCATGCGGGAATTTCGAAAGACAGTCCGCCATCTCGAGAAGAATCTCGAAGCCCGCATCGTCAGCATCACTTCCGATTTTCTGAAGCAGAACAACATCAAGCTCAGCCAGGGCCGGAATATCAATGAAGTCGACGAACGCACCTTCGCCAACGTGGCGATCATCGGCTCGGCCACCGCGGAGAAGCTATTCCCGACCTCTGATCCCATCGGGCGCACAATCAGCATCGACGACCTGGAAGGGGCCAAGTCGTTCGTCATCATCGGGGTTACCGAGCCGAAAATTCTGGCGACCGGCGGTCAAACCGGTAATAGTGCCGATTTCAGTCGCGTCGTCTTCATCCCTTTCTCCAGTGACCGGGCCCGTTTCGGCAGAGAATTGATCTCGATCAAGGCCGGGATTCAGATCGAGATTATGGATATGAGCCAGATCACGGTCACTGTCGATTCGACCGATCGGGTAAAAGCGACCGCCCGCGTGCTGGAGAGCCTGATCGAAGCCTACCATCCGAACAAGGATGTGCAGATCGCCGTCCCGCTGGATCTTTTGGAAAAGGCGGAAAAGACCCAACAGTTGTTTACACTTGTTCTCGGGGCGATTGCCATGATCTCGCTGGTCGTCGGCGGTATCGGTATTATGAATATCATGCTGGCCACGGTGACCGAACGAACTCGCGAAGTCGGTGTCCGTCGATCGTTGGGAGCCAAACGAAAAGATATTGCCTTGCAATTTTTGGTGGAGACGCTCGTCTTAACCTGCACCGGGGGACTTTTGGGTGTGGGCATCGGCATCGGCCTGACAGAAATCATTACCGAGGTATTCGGTCTGCCCACAATCATACAATTGTGGTCCCCCCTGGTGGCTTTCGGAACCTCGGTTCTGGTAGGTTTGGTTTCGGGCAGTTATCCGGCTCGTAAGGCGGCTCGACTCGATCCGATTGAGGCTCTGCGGCATGAATAG
- a CDS encoding carbohydrate porin has translation MSRLLPKFVLIVLLSLSLGFSSFALATDPPSQDGKDNSKDDPKAKSSSAEAKKDKEDKDKDEKDKDKKDEKDKKDDDSDKKEKEKKLKLLPEGWNFHAQTTIIPSFDAGFPARYSGPNSLSPNAQRQGTVTSDIFLGIPLWEGASFHTDLLMWQGFGLSNSYGLEAFPNADAYKAGTSDPRFMFSHFFLRQDFGLGGEQEDVPDGPLTLPGKRDISRFTVTAGRLSVSELFDYNTYNHDPHSQFMSWSSTMLSWDFPADTIGYTTGIALELNQPDWALRYGWFQLPGNPNGFTSDDRIFAYPVSSGEKTSDGEFWKQWGMITEFEQRWKIDDHPGAIRYQAWLDQGRFASFKTATALLLASPPSLDTPQGAEATVPQSAFGYHFKYGFGINWEQEVAKNVGIFGRLGWQDGQTAAAAYNDTNWNAQLGISLKGAAWCRPGDTFGFVGNLAGASSAQQAFLRAGGTGILNGDGFLSYSPEKSLETYYDIAIEKNLHLAFDYQFFMDPAFNRDRGPVNVFQIRLHWEY, from the coding sequence ATGAGTCGCTTGCTTCCGAAGTTCGTACTTATCGTCCTATTGAGCCTGTCCCTGGGCTTTTCGAGCTTCGCGCTGGCTACCGACCCTCCCAGTCAAGATGGGAAAGATAACTCGAAGGACGATCCGAAAGCCAAATCCAGCTCCGCGGAAGCTAAGAAGGATAAGGAAGATAAAGACAAGGACGAAAAGGATAAAGATAAGAAGGACGAGAAGGATAAGAAGGACGACGATTCGGATAAAAAAGAGAAGGAGAAGAAGCTCAAGCTCCTGCCGGAGGGCTGGAACTTCCACGCACAGACGACCATTATTCCGAGTTTTGATGCCGGATTTCCTGCCCGATATTCCGGTCCCAACAGCCTCAGCCCGAATGCCCAACGCCAGGGTACCGTCACCTCGGATATCTTTCTGGGAATCCCTTTATGGGAGGGGGCCTCCTTCCACACGGATCTACTGATGTGGCAGGGCTTCGGTCTAAGTAACAGCTATGGCCTCGAAGCCTTTCCCAATGCGGATGCTTATAAAGCCGGTACCTCCGACCCCCGATTTATGTTTTCCCACTTTTTCCTGCGGCAAGACTTCGGCTTGGGGGGAGAACAGGAAGATGTACCCGATGGCCCTTTGACCTTACCGGGCAAACGAGATATCTCCCGCTTTACAGTCACCGCCGGTCGGCTGAGCGTTTCCGAACTCTTCGACTACAACACTTATAATCACGATCCGCACTCGCAATTTATGAGTTGGTCCAGCACCATGCTGAGCTGGGATTTTCCGGCGGATACCATTGGCTACACCACCGGGATTGCCCTGGAGCTGAATCAGCCCGATTGGGCATTAAGGTATGGTTGGTTCCAGTTGCCGGGCAATCCCAATGGATTCACTTCCGACGACCGAATTTTCGCTTATCCAGTTTCGAGTGGTGAAAAAACCTCCGATGGGGAGTTCTGGAAACAATGGGGGATGATCACGGAATTCGAACAACGTTGGAAGATCGACGATCATCCGGGAGCCATCCGCTATCAGGCCTGGCTCGACCAGGGAAGATTCGCCAGCTTCAAGACGGCTACCGCCCTGCTCCTGGCCTCACCGCCGTCTTTGGATACTCCTCAAGGTGCGGAAGCAACCGTTCCTCAGTCGGCCTTCGGGTATCATTTCAAATACGGTTTTGGAATCAACTGGGAGCAGGAAGTCGCCAAGAACGTCGGTATCTTCGGGCGACTCGGCTGGCAGGACGGCCAGACGGCCGCCGCCGCCTATAACGATACGAATTGGAACGCCCAACTCGGTATCAGCCTCAAGGGAGCCGCCTGGTGCCGTCCGGGGGACACCTTCGGTTTTGTGGGTAACTTGGCTGGGGCCTCTTCCGCCCAACAGGCATTTTTGAGAGCGGGCGGAACCGGTATTCTGAACGGCGACGGCTTTTTGAGCTACTCCCCGGAGAAATCCCTGGAAACCTATTACGACATCGCCATTGAAAAGAATCTGCACCTGGCCTTCGACTACCAGTTCTTTATGGACCCGGCGTTCAATCGGGATCGCGGACCCGTCAATGTCTTTCAGATTCGACTGCACTGGGAATATTAA